A stretch of the Paenibacillus dendritiformis genome encodes the following:
- a CDS encoding PHP domain-containing protein, with translation MTDTQHVTSASADPEQPRLAVLEGAGGSPVRTGGADLHTHTEASDGMTRPEENVRLAKEAGLEALAITDHDTVAGIGEALAAGRRWGIEIVPGVEISTVEEGIDIHVLGYFVRVEDERFLQRLSELRAVRDRRNEMLIAKLNELGIPLTMEEVLSGLRRPLSPGETVGRPHIADALVRRGAVRDMQEAFERYIGAGGAAYVNPPRIRPGEAVRWIKEAGGAAVLAHPGIYGNDKLVARLLDESPWDGVEAWHSDHSAADAERYAQLAERHGLLATAGSDFHGSRQGKVFHGALGGRRVGLDTVRRLRERSGRD, from the coding sequence ATGACCGATACACAACATGTTACCTCCGCTTCGGCGGATCCGGAGCAGCCGAGACTGGCTGTGCTGGAAGGCGCCGGCGGTTCTCCGGTCCGGACCGGGGGAGCGGATCTGCACACCCATACGGAAGCTTCCGACGGAATGACCCGGCCGGAAGAGAATGTCCGCTTGGCGAAGGAGGCCGGGCTGGAAGCGCTGGCCATTACCGATCATGACACGGTGGCCGGCATCGGAGAGGCGCTTGCCGCCGGCCGGCGCTGGGGCATCGAGATTGTGCCCGGGGTCGAGATCAGCACGGTTGAGGAGGGCATCGATATTCATGTGCTCGGCTATTTCGTGCGGGTCGAGGACGAGCGGTTCCTGCAGCGGTTAAGCGAGCTTCGCGCGGTCCGGGACCGACGGAACGAGATGCTGATCGCCAAGCTGAATGAGCTGGGCATTCCGCTGACGATGGAGGAGGTTCTGTCCGGTCTCCGCCGTCCGCTGTCGCCGGGCGAGACGGTGGGCCGCCCGCATATCGCGGACGCCCTCGTCCGCCGCGGCGCGGTGCGCGATATGCAGGAGGCGTTCGAGCGTTACATCGGCGCCGGCGGGGCGGCATACGTCAATCCGCCCCGCATCCGGCCTGGGGAGGCCGTGCGCTGGATTAAGGAAGCGGGAGGCGCCGCGGTGCTCGCCCATCCGGGGATTTACGGCAATGACAAGCTGGTCGCGCGTCTGCTTGATGAATCGCCATGGGACGGGGTTGAAGCATGGCATTCGGATCATTCGGCTGCGGATGCGGAGCGGTATGCGCAGTTGGCGGAGCGGCACGGCCTGCTCGCGACCGCCGGCTCGGACTTCCATGGTTCGCGGCAGGGGAAGGTGTTCCACGGCGCGCTGGGCGGCCGGCGCGTCGGGCTGGACACCGTCCGGCGCTTGCGGGAGCGAAGCGGGCGGGATTGA
- a CDS encoding YicC/YloC family endoribonuclease, whose amino-acid sequence MVYSMTGYGQSVRTVGGDKITIEAKSVNHRYCEIMLRMPREWTSCEEPLRRLVQRSVKRGRVDVFINREREGEAKTAVAINEQTVKAYMEAGRLLRDQYGVSGEMTVNDWLRLPDVFTIQEEQPLSGEELLRELESGLAEAMDGLCRMRVMEGNHLAQDMKERLNRLESLHADISTRAPLVVAEYRAKLQQRIEQLLDAESSLDEYKFGMEVALFADRSNIDEELTRLQSHFNQFRQLLDSTEPIGRKLDFLIQEMNREANTIGSKANHLEIINHVVDMKAELEKIREQAANME is encoded by the coding sequence ATGGTATACAGCATGACCGGTTACGGCCAATCCGTCCGAACCGTCGGCGGAGACAAGATTACGATTGAAGCGAAGTCCGTTAACCATCGTTATTGCGAGATCATGCTGCGCATGCCGCGTGAATGGACAAGCTGCGAGGAGCCTTTGCGCCGTCTCGTTCAGCGGTCCGTCAAGCGCGGGCGGGTAGACGTGTTTATTAACAGAGAGCGTGAAGGGGAAGCGAAGACGGCGGTAGCCATCAATGAGCAGACCGTGAAGGCCTATATGGAGGCCGGCCGGCTGCTTCGCGACCAATACGGCGTCTCCGGAGAGATGACCGTCAATGACTGGCTTCGCTTGCCAGATGTATTTACCATCCAGGAAGAGCAACCGCTGTCCGGGGAAGAGCTGCTTCGCGAGCTTGAATCGGGCTTGGCGGAGGCGATGGATGGTTTATGTCGGATGCGGGTCATGGAAGGCAACCACCTCGCCCAGGATATGAAGGAACGACTGAACCGCCTGGAGTCGTTGCATGCGGACATTTCCACACGGGCTCCGCTCGTCGTTGCCGAGTATCGCGCCAAGCTGCAACAGCGGATAGAGCAACTGCTGGATGCCGAGTCTTCCTTGGACGAGTATAAGTTCGGCATGGAGGTAGCTCTGTTTGCGGATCGCTCCAATATCGATGAAGAATTGACGCGGCTGCAGAGTCATTTCAACCAGTTCAGACAGCTGCTGGACAGCACGGAACCGATCGGAAGGAAGCTCGATTTTCTCATCCAGGAGATGAACCGGGAAGCGAACACCATCGGTTCCAAGGCGAACCATCTGGAGATTATCAACCATGTCGTCGACATGAAGGCAGAGTTGGAAAAGATTCGCGAACAAGCCGCGAACATGGAATAA
- a CDS encoding bifunctional homocysteine S-methyltransferase/methylenetetrahydrofolate reductase — protein MKDLRQVLQGEIIVGDGAMGTYLYQLGYPVGISYESLNISEPERIRDIHREYVSAGARLLETNTFTANREKLSKHGLEKQVKEINRAAARLAREAAAGQAYVVGALGSIRAGKRENIETEQVKRGYTEQLSALLEEGVDGIMFETFYDMEEMKLALQIVRALDDRIPIICQFAVEESNRTKDGLRLLDAFRLLREEGADVVGLNCRMGPNGLMRAMEEVTGRLALPMSAFPNAGLPDYVDGRYNFVATADYMAESAVRFAELGARMIGGCCGTTPEHIRAIAQALAGVKAPALPTLAEEEAQAQAAPPLEIGERGAGPVSGQGTAERGPSLVDMVRERHTVIVELDPPRDLDIAKFMLGAQALKDAGADALTLADNSLAVTRMSNMALGYLALDKVGIRPLIHIACRDRNLIGTQSHMMGLDALGIDHVLAVTGDPARFGDLPDSSSVYDLTSFEIIRMIKQLNAGLAFSGKALKQRANFVVGAAFNPNVKHLNKAIERLERKIEAGADYIMTQPVYDATLIERIAEGTKHLNVPVFLGIMPLASGRNAEYLHNEVPGIHLSDEVRERMKGLEGESGRQEGVAIAKELLDVAMKHFNGIYFMTPFMFYEMTVELTEHVWQKAERPTAPLYRHT, from the coding sequence ATGAAGGACTTGCGACAAGTGCTGCAAGGGGAAATTATTGTCGGTGACGGGGCCATGGGCACCTATTTATATCAATTGGGCTACCCGGTTGGGATCTCCTATGAATCGCTCAACATCAGCGAACCGGAACGGATCCGGGACATACACCGGGAATACGTGAGCGCAGGCGCCCGGCTCCTGGAGACGAATACATTTACGGCGAATCGCGAGAAGCTGTCGAAGCATGGGCTGGAGAAGCAGGTGAAGGAGATTAACCGCGCCGCCGCCCGGCTGGCGCGCGAGGCCGCGGCAGGCCAGGCCTATGTGGTCGGGGCGCTGGGCTCGATCCGGGCCGGCAAGCGGGAAAATATCGAGACCGAGCAGGTCAAGCGCGGCTATACCGAGCAGCTGTCAGCCTTGCTGGAAGAGGGCGTCGACGGGATTATGTTCGAGACGTTCTATGATATGGAGGAAATGAAGCTTGCGCTTCAAATTGTGCGCGCCCTGGACGACCGCATTCCGATCATCTGCCAATTCGCGGTCGAGGAATCGAACCGGACGAAGGACGGACTTCGCCTCCTGGATGCGTTCCGCCTGCTGCGCGAGGAGGGCGCTGACGTCGTCGGGTTGAACTGCCGCATGGGGCCGAACGGCCTGATGAGGGCGATGGAAGAGGTCACCGGCCGGCTGGCGCTGCCGATGTCGGCTTTCCCGAACGCCGGTCTGCCGGATTATGTGGACGGAAGATACAACTTCGTGGCCACGGCCGACTATATGGCAGAGAGCGCCGTGCGCTTCGCCGAATTGGGCGCGCGCATGATCGGAGGCTGCTGCGGGACGACGCCGGAGCATATCCGGGCGATAGCGCAAGCCCTGGCGGGCGTGAAGGCTCCGGCCCTTCCTACGCTTGCCGAGGAGGAGGCGCAGGCCCAGGCCGCCCCGCCGCTCGAGATCGGAGAGCGCGGCGCCGGGCCGGTATCCGGGCAGGGGACGGCGGAACGCGGGCCGTCGCTTGTCGATATGGTCCGTGAACGCCATACCGTCATCGTGGAACTGGATCCGCCGCGCGATCTGGACATCGCGAAGTTCATGCTGGGCGCGCAGGCGTTGAAGGATGCGGGGGCCGATGCCCTGACGCTGGCGGACAACTCGCTTGCCGTCACCCGAATGAGCAACATGGCGCTCGGTTATTTGGCGCTCGACAAGGTCGGCATCCGGCCGCTCATCCATATCGCCTGCCGGGATCGCAACCTGATCGGTACGCAGTCCCATATGATGGGCCTGGATGCGCTCGGCATCGATCATGTGCTCGCGGTCACGGGGGATCCGGCCCGCTTCGGCGATTTGCCGGACTCGAGCTCGGTCTATGATCTGACCTCTTTCGAGATTATCCGCATGATTAAGCAGTTGAATGCGGGGCTTGCTTTCTCGGGCAAGGCGCTGAAGCAGCGCGCGAATTTCGTCGTCGGGGCGGCGTTCAACCCGAACGTGAAGCATCTGAACAAGGCGATCGAGCGCCTGGAGCGCAAGATTGAAGCCGGGGCGGATTATATTATGACGCAGCCGGTATATGACGCCACCTTGATCGAACGGATTGCGGAGGGGACGAAGCATTTGAATGTGCCGGTCTTCCTCGGCATCATGCCGCTGGCCAGCGGGCGGAATGCGGAATATCTTCATAACGAAGTGCCGGGCATTCATCTCTCGGACGAGGTGCGGGAACGAATGAAGGGGCTTGAGGGCGAGAGCGGGCGCCAAGAGGGCGTAGCCATCGCCAAGGAGCTGCTGGATGTGGCGATGAAGCATTTCAACGGAATCTACTTCATGACCCCGTTCATGTTCTACGAGATGACCGTCGAGCTGACGGAGCATGTGTGGCAAAAAGCGGAACGCCCGACCGCCCCCTTGTATCGGCATACGTAA
- the gmk gene encoding guanylate kinase has protein sequence MKKGFLIVLSGPSGVGKGTVCKSLLKRLPDLIYSVSATTRQPRQGEVDGVNYFFKSREEFLDMIENDKLLEHAEYVGNYYGTPRDFVERTLNEGQDIILEIEVQGALKVKEKFPNGIFIFLLPPSLDELEDRIRGRGTENDTVIDHRMTAAVEEMAMMANYDYAVVNDEIDLACKRIESIIIAEHCKIRPNR, from the coding sequence ATGAAGAAAGGATTTTTGATTGTGCTATCCGGCCCTTCCGGCGTCGGCAAAGGCACGGTATGCAAATCTTTATTGAAGCGGCTGCCTGATCTAATCTACTCGGTGTCCGCCACAACGCGCCAGCCCCGGCAAGGGGAAGTCGATGGAGTGAACTATTTCTTCAAGTCGCGGGAAGAGTTCCTGGATATGATCGAGAATGACAAGCTGCTGGAGCATGCCGAATATGTGGGCAATTACTACGGCACCCCGCGCGACTTCGTGGAGCGGACGCTGAACGAAGGGCAGGACATCATTCTGGAGATCGAGGTGCAGGGGGCGTTGAAGGTGAAGGAGAAGTTCCCGAACGGGATCTTCATCTTCCTGCTGCCTCCGTCGCTGGACGAGCTGGAGGATCGGATACGCGGCCGGGGCACCGAGAACGATACCGTCATCGATCACCGCATGACGGCGGCGGTCGAGGAAATGGCCATGATGGCGAATTACGATTATGCCGTCGTGAACGATGAGATCGACTTGGCGTGCAAACGTATAGAGAGCATTATTATAGCCGAACATTGTAAAATCAGGCCGAACCGGTAA
- a CDS encoding Rqc2 family fibronectin-binding protein: MALDGIVTRALAHELQQTIGARIHKIYQPTEHDIVLHIRTAGRNRKLLLSANPTYPRVHFTEESFTNPPEPPMFCMLMRKYCESGIIEQVEQIGSERILHFRVRQRDELGDEAIKTIVVELTGRHSNLILLDPATGAIVDGIHHVTPSISSYRIVMPGFAYTAPPEQHKADPLGTDAEQFLTWWEEAAAEGTAAERTAADQAPAPLDKSGASRGLPAKQAAKWLVSRFSGLSPRLAEEMAYRAGASQAEANADGLLDGPALWETFSRMMEQVRVHRYEPTLVEDEAGKSYFSALPITHIEGARTQYETMSGCMEAFYGDKAERDMIKQRVGDLARFLQQEHGKNAKKLEKLQATLEEAKDADRYRVMGELLFASLHMLRKGDASVELPNYYDEDGGMITIPLDPLLSPSDNAQRYFKKYNKAKNSIAVVQEQMSAAEEENRYFEMLLHQLAGANLQDAQEIREELVQEGYLRDRERKGKRKKKDGRPTVYCYTSSEGIPIYVGKNNLQNEYVTNRLAQPNDTWLHTKDIPGSHVVIRSERFGDATLEEAAQLAAYFSQGKHSSLVPVDYTLIRHVRKPNGAKPGFVIYERQKTLFITPDADRVGQLPVTVKTSG; the protein is encoded by the coding sequence ATGGCATTGGATGGAATCGTTACCCGCGCCCTCGCGCATGAATTGCAGCAGACCATCGGCGCGCGCATTCATAAAATTTATCAGCCGACCGAGCATGACATCGTGCTCCATATCCGGACAGCGGGACGGAACCGCAAGCTGCTGCTGTCCGCGAACCCGACCTACCCGCGGGTGCATTTTACCGAAGAGAGCTTCACCAATCCGCCGGAACCGCCTATGTTCTGCATGCTTATGCGAAAATATTGCGAGAGCGGCATAATCGAACAGGTGGAGCAGATCGGCAGCGAGCGGATTCTGCACTTCCGCGTCCGCCAACGGGACGAACTGGGGGATGAGGCGATCAAAACGATCGTCGTGGAATTGACGGGACGCCACAGCAATCTCATTTTGCTTGATCCGGCGACCGGCGCCATCGTAGACGGAATTCACCATGTGACCCCGTCCATCAGCAGCTACCGCATCGTCATGCCTGGCTTCGCCTATACGGCTCCGCCGGAGCAGCATAAGGCCGATCCGCTCGGCACGGACGCGGAGCAGTTCCTCACATGGTGGGAGGAAGCCGCTGCGGAGGGCACCGCCGCAGAGCGCACCGCCGCAGATCAAGCCCCCGCGCCCTTGGACAAATCCGGGGCGAGCCGCGGTCTCCCGGCCAAGCAGGCGGCCAAGTGGCTCGTAAGCCGCTTCTCCGGGCTCAGCCCCCGGCTCGCGGAGGAGATGGCCTACCGCGCGGGCGCGAGCCAGGCGGAAGCGAACGCGGATGGGCTTCTTGACGGTCCGGCGCTGTGGGAGACCTTCTCCCGCATGATGGAACAGGTGCGGGTTCATCGCTATGAGCCGACGCTCGTCGAGGATGAAGCCGGCAAATCGTATTTTTCGGCGCTGCCGATTACGCATATTGAGGGTGCACGCACTCAATATGAGACTATGAGCGGCTGCATGGAGGCCTTCTATGGCGACAAGGCCGAACGGGACATGATCAAGCAGCGCGTGGGCGACTTGGCCCGCTTCCTCCAGCAGGAGCACGGCAAGAACGCGAAAAAACTGGAGAAACTGCAAGCGACATTGGAGGAAGCGAAGGATGCGGACCGCTACCGGGTGATGGGCGAGCTGCTGTTCGCCTCTCTCCATATGCTTCGCAAGGGAGACGCTTCGGTCGAGCTTCCGAATTACTATGATGAGGATGGAGGCATGATCACGATCCCGCTTGACCCGCTGCTCTCGCCTTCCGATAACGCCCAGCGCTATTTTAAGAAATACAACAAGGCGAAGAATAGCATTGCCGTCGTGCAGGAGCAGATGAGCGCGGCCGAGGAAGAGAACCGGTACTTCGAGATGCTGCTGCATCAGCTTGCGGGAGCCAACCTGCAGGACGCGCAGGAGATTCGGGAGGAGCTTGTCCAGGAAGGCTATTTGCGCGATCGGGAACGGAAGGGCAAGCGGAAGAAAAAAGACGGGCGGCCGACGGTGTACTGCTACACCTCCTCCGAGGGCATACCGATCTATGTGGGCAAGAACAACTTGCAAAATGAGTATGTCACCAACAGGCTGGCCCAGCCGAACGACACGTGGCTCCACACGAAGGACATTCCCGGCTCGCATGTCGTCATCCGGAGCGAGCGCTTCGGGGACGCCACTCTGGAGGAAGCGGCCCAGTTGGCGGCCTATTTCAGCCAGGGCAAGCATTCCAGCCTCGTCCCCGTCGACTATACGCTGATCCGTCATGTCCGGAAGCCGAACGGGGCGAAGCCGGGCTTCGTCATCTACGAGCGGCAGAAGACGCTGTTCATTACGCCGGACGCGGACCGGGTCGGACAGCTTCCGGTCACCGTCAAGACGAGCGGCTAA
- the remA gene encoding extracellular matrix/biofilm regulator RemA, producing the protein MAIKLINIGFGNIVSANRIISIVSPESAPIKRIIQEARDRHMLIDATYGRRTRAVIITDSDHVILSAVQPETVAHRLSTKDDDNDE; encoded by the coding sequence ATGGCCATTAAACTGATTAATATCGGTTTTGGTAACATCGTATCTGCCAACCGTATCATCTCAATCGTGAGCCCGGAATCGGCTCCTATCAAAAGAATCATCCAGGAAGCGCGCGATCGTCACATGCTGATTGACGCGACGTACGGCCGGCGCACCCGTGCGGTTATCATTACGGACAGCGACCATGTCATTTTGTCCGCGGTCCAGCCGGAGACGGTAGCGCACCGCTTATCCACGAAGGATGACGACAACGACGAATAA
- a CDS encoding calcium-translocating P-type ATPase, SERCA-type, which translates to MDQLKWHQSTAEDLLNTLGVHADQGLTEEEAAARRERYGSNELSAGRRVSPITLFLNQFKDFMVLILAGATLVSGMLGEYLDSITIIAIILLNGVLGFIQEFRAERSLSALKQLSAPTAKVMRSGTVSHIPANQLVPGDIVLVESGDRVPADIRWVETNSCYVEESTLTGESVPVSKHHHRIPEAELPLGDQKNIGFMGTMVTRGTARGVVIRTGMDTEMGKIAHLIENTETMDTPLQHRLEQLGKMLIVVALILTVMVVVAGIMHGQPALAMFLAGVSLAVAAIPEGLPAIVTIALSLGVQRMIKRKAIVRKLPSVETLGCASVICSDKTGTLTQNKMTVTRMWLGGRLLEVTGEGFEPHGQVCEQGKPIELKHDQELRRFLQISALCNNASLTETYPEEMRAARGGRKGDKAAEPQDLKAVWDVTGDPTEGALLVLAAKLGMTPRALQGMYERTQEYPFDSERKRMSVVVTHQGGRHILTKGAPDVLLDRCKYMLWDGKVVPFTGTLKQKVLAENEGMAKQALRVLGLAYRELKPHETVHDEAEAESQLVFVGLAGMIDPPRREVREAISLCRRAGIKTVMITGDHQTTAEAIANQLGIIPRGGMSVNGAQLAGMDDEALDKVVDNVYVYARVSPEHKLRIVKSLQRQGHVVAMTGDGVNDAPAIKAADIGIAMGVAGTDVSKEASSLILSDDNFATIVAAIEEGRGIYENIRKFIRYLLASNVGEILVMFLAMMMGLPLPLVPIQILWVNLVTDGLPAMALGVDQPEKDLMEHRPRSAKENIFARRLGWKIVSRGILIGVCTLIAFWLTLQVDPGSAEQLTKAQTVAFSTLVLAQLIHVFDCRSSRSIFHRNLFQNKYLVLAVISSLILLLGVLYIEPLQPIFKTVPLGFRDWAITFVMAGIPTFLLGIGSVMSGQKKKPSGGRPAYPKRHAA; encoded by the coding sequence ATGGATCAATTAAAGTGGCACCAGTCAACGGCCGAAGACTTGCTGAACACGTTGGGGGTCCACGCCGATCAAGGCTTGACTGAGGAAGAAGCGGCAGCGAGAAGGGAGCGATACGGATCCAACGAGCTGTCGGCAGGGCGGCGCGTTTCGCCGATAACGTTATTTTTGAATCAATTCAAAGACTTCATGGTACTCATTTTGGCGGGGGCGACTCTCGTCTCGGGCATGCTGGGCGAATATTTGGACTCGATTACGATTATCGCGATTATTTTGCTGAACGGCGTGCTCGGATTCATTCAGGAGTTCCGGGCGGAGCGTTCGCTGTCGGCCTTGAAACAGCTCTCCGCGCCGACGGCGAAAGTGATGCGCTCCGGCACCGTAAGCCACATTCCTGCCAATCAGCTCGTTCCCGGCGATATCGTTCTGGTGGAGAGCGGTGATCGCGTTCCGGCCGATATTCGCTGGGTGGAGACGAACAGCTGCTATGTCGAGGAATCGACCCTGACGGGCGAATCGGTTCCGGTCAGCAAGCATCATCACCGGATCCCGGAAGCGGAGCTGCCCCTCGGAGATCAGAAAAATATCGGCTTCATGGGCACGATGGTTACGCGGGGGACCGCGAGAGGCGTCGTCATTCGCACGGGAATGGATACCGAGATGGGCAAGATCGCTCATCTGATCGAAAATACAGAAACGATGGATACGCCGCTGCAGCATCGGCTGGAGCAGCTTGGCAAGATGCTCATCGTCGTCGCGCTCATCCTCACCGTCATGGTCGTCGTCGCGGGCATCATGCACGGTCAGCCCGCCCTTGCCATGTTCCTGGCCGGGGTCAGTCTGGCGGTTGCCGCCATTCCGGAAGGACTGCCGGCCATCGTGACGATTGCGCTGTCGCTGGGGGTCCAGCGCATGATCAAGCGCAAAGCGATCGTGCGCAAGCTGCCTTCGGTGGAGACGCTGGGCTGCGCCTCCGTCATATGCTCGGACAAGACCGGGACGCTGACGCAGAACAAAATGACGGTGACCCGGATGTGGCTTGGCGGACGGCTGCTGGAGGTGACCGGAGAAGGCTTCGAGCCGCACGGCCAAGTGTGCGAGCAGGGGAAGCCGATCGAGCTCAAGCATGATCAGGAACTGCGCCGCTTCCTCCAGATCAGCGCGCTCTGCAACAATGCAAGCTTGACGGAAACTTACCCGGAGGAGATGCGAGCGGCGAGAGGGGGGCGCAAGGGAGACAAAGCGGCCGAGCCGCAAGACCTGAAGGCCGTCTGGGACGTGACGGGCGATCCGACGGAAGGAGCGCTGCTCGTCCTCGCGGCCAAGCTGGGCATGACGCCGAGAGCGCTGCAAGGCATGTACGAACGGACGCAGGAGTACCCGTTCGATTCCGAGCGCAAGCGGATGTCGGTCGTCGTCACGCATCAGGGAGGACGCCATATCTTGACCAAGGGCGCGCCGGATGTGCTCCTGGATCGCTGCAAATATATGCTGTGGGACGGCAAGGTGGTGCCGTTCACGGGCACGCTGAAGCAGAAGGTGCTGGCGGAGAACGAAGGGATGGCGAAGCAAGCCTTGCGCGTGCTCGGCTTGGCGTACCGGGAGCTGAAGCCGCATGAGACGGTACATGATGAAGCGGAAGCGGAGTCGCAGCTCGTGTTTGTCGGACTGGCCGGCATGATCGATCCGCCGCGCCGCGAAGTCCGCGAAGCGATCAGTCTGTGCCGCCGCGCCGGCATCAAGACCGTGATGATTACGGGGGATCATCAGACGACGGCCGAAGCGATCGCGAATCAGCTCGGGATCATTCCCCGGGGCGGCATGAGCGTGAACGGGGCTCAACTCGCCGGGATGGATGACGAAGCGCTGGACAAAGTCGTCGATAATGTCTATGTCTATGCCCGCGTGTCGCCGGAGCATAAGCTGCGCATCGTCAAATCATTGCAGCGCCAAGGCCATGTGGTCGCGATGACCGGCGACGGAGTGAACGACGCGCCGGCGATCAAGGCCGCGGATATCGGCATCGCGATGGGCGTGGCGGGCACGGATGTGTCGAAGGAAGCTTCATCCCTTATTCTGAGCGATGACAATTTCGCCACCATCGTCGCCGCCATCGAGGAAGGGCGCGGCATTTATGAGAACATCCGCAAGTTCATCCGCTACCTGCTCGCTTCCAATGTAGGCGAGATTCTGGTCATGTTCCTGGCGATGATGATGGGGCTGCCGCTGCCGCTCGTGCCGATTCAGATTCTGTGGGTCAATCTCGTGACCGACGGGCTCCCGGCGATGGCGCTCGGCGTCGATCAGCCGGAGAAGGATCTGATGGAGCATCGGCCGCGCTCCGCGAAGGAGAACATCTTCGCTCGCCGTCTGGGCTGGAAAATCGTAAGCCGCGGGATTCTCATCGGCGTCTGCACGCTGATCGCGTTCTGGCTGACGCTGCAGGTCGATCCCGGCAGCGCCGAGCAGCTGACGAAGGCGCAGACGGTCGCCTTCTCCACCTTGGTGCTCGCCCAGTTGATTCACGTCTTCGATTGCCGTAGCTCGCGGTCGATTTTCCATCGCAACCTGTTCCAAAATAAATATCTGGTGCTTGCGGTGATCTCTTCCTTGATTCTGCTGCTCGGGGTGCTGTACATCGAACCGCTTCAGCCGATATTCAAGACGGTTCCGCTCGGCTTCCGGGATTGGGCGATTACCTTCGTCATGGCCGGGATACCGACCTTCCTGCTCGGCATCGGCTCGGTGATGAGCGGCCAGAAGAAGAAGCCTTCCGGCGGCAGACCCGCTTATCCGAAGCGTCATGCGGCATAA
- the rpoZ gene encoding DNA-directed RNA polymerase subunit omega: MLYPSIDELMKKVDSKYSLVVAAARRARQLRDGERTELQNPKSYKQVGVALEEIYGDHITVEQGNAV; this comes from the coding sequence ATGCTATATCCATCCATTGACGAATTGATGAAAAAAGTCGACAGCAAATACTCGCTGGTCGTGGCGGCGGCCCGCCGGGCGCGCCAACTGCGCGACGGAGAGCGGACCGAATTGCAGAATCCCAAATCATACAAGCAGGTCGGCGTGGCGCTGGAAGAAATTTACGGCGATCATATAACGGTCGAGCAGGGCAATGCGGTGTAA